CTGCATGCCGCAAAGGTGGCGCGCTCCCTCTCTCTGCGCCTGGGAAGCCTCAAGTCATGACAACCCACCGCCGGCGGTGCAGCTCTCACCAGCGCGGTCGCTGAAGCAGCAGCGCGCTGAATTTGACGTAAGCTGGCCAGCGATGTTGATGTATCAGTGAAGACACCCAATTCCGCCACACTAATGTAAACATGATCAGCAAGTAAAAGGAGAACAGAGAAGATTAAAAACAGGAGTTTCCTTCAAAGCCCCTGAAGCAACAGTACGCACTCACACACGCGCCCTGGGATTTCTAGCATGGGCAGTGGAGCGTGGCGCCCGTTCAGCTGTGCTTTTGCCTCTCGGGCAGAAGGTACACTGCACCCGAAGAGCTTAACCATAATAAAATTCACAAAAATAGTGATCCTTTTTATGCCTGTTATTTCCCCAGCTACAGCATTCCTAGTCACAGCTCTCAGCCACAAATTTGCACTTTCATCTGTCTaaaatgatttttccttttgctgctccCAAATTCACTACAACCAAGACCTGGTATTAGGAAGTTTGggccaggaagaaaaaaattaattttctcattaaaaaaattcacattaaaaGAGCTTCAGGTTCActgcaaacaaagcagcaagagGTCAAAGCATTAAGTGAGCTCTGAAAACATCGCATCATTCTGTAATACTATTTCTACCCCAGAACAACCGGTGTAACATCCTAGTTACACCCTGCTGCTACAATTCATCACTGGTAAAAGGTATGTAGGCATCCTCCTCCAGAAACCATTCTCCTATCCTCCAGAGACATAAAGTTTCACTTGGCACTTAATGTTAccaaaaagtaacaaaaatcacaatttttaGCTTAATTTCAAGCCAtgctggaggcaggagcaggccTTCATGTATCCTTCAACCAGTGGAGAAAGCACACGCCGAGGCACGCCTCAAGTCGCGCTCCCGCTTGATTTATTTCAGAGGCGGTGCAGGTGGCAGATCCTTTgctcttcctttgctttgtgtTCTCTAGTGTCTGAAGAAGAGCTAGAGGGTGGCTAAAATACGTAAAAACgaaaccaccaccacacagaACGTCTGGCCCACTCCTAAAATGAGGGCTTCGAAGGGAATCATTTTTTTCCCCGCGGCTCTGTATACTCCAGCAATGGCAGCACCtgtggagaggggaaaaagccaAAACGTGAATGTGTGACAGCGCATGTGCGATATATGCTGTCGTACCACAGGGATGAAGGGGAAAGCCTCACAGGATGTGAGACTGGGGCAGAGAACAGGGGGGTCTTGCTGAACCCCTGTGCACCAGCTGACAGAAATTCCAGACAGTTTTTACTGTGACAAACCTCAGCCAGTAACCAATGCACGCTGGTGGCAATGGGTGAATTGGTGGGGAAACTCTGCCGAGGCCTCCAGAAGGTGGGGAGGTTGGGGTGGTTTTGGACACGCTCTCATCACAAGATCCTCTACACCACAGCCTGTTCTGGGCACAGACACCAAACCTGTAAGTGGTTTATCTCTGAGCGCTCAGAAACCCGAAAGCCCACCTGGCTCAGCACCGGACAGGCATGTTTGGGACCCCCGACAAAGGGCTCGAGAGGTGGGATGGTCCAACCCTCTCAAACACGGGGCGCGGGGGGAATATAGGCCAGGACATCAATCTGTCTACCCCCGGGAATGCTGCGGCTCGCCGTGCTCCCAAAGGCAACCTCCAATGACTACAGACCACCCGGCCGGTATTTTCGAGCATCTACCGTACTTGTCAGGATGCCGGCGGTGATGGGTCCCACGATGCCCATCAGCAGGAGGCTCACGGACATGAACCTGCCGTACTTGTGATGCCTGAGCGTGAAGAGCGCTAGCAAAGCGGCCGGGACgtggaaggagagggaggagacGAGAGCCCAGAGGAAGACGCCATACCACATCTCTGTGGAGAGAAGGGCCGTGAGGCCGGCTCGGGGCCCGCAGGccgccggcgggggcggcggcaggGCCCGCTCCCAGCAGGCCCGGCGGCGCCGAGGGTACCTGGGAAGGTGGAGAGGGGGCTGGAGTAGGTGGTGGTGCCGTTGCCCACGCGGGGCACCAGGCGGAGGCTGAGGATCTGCTGCAGGAgtcccccgccgccgcccggctcGCCGCCCTCCATCCccgcgccgggcccgccgccgccatccGCTGCCTCCTCTTCCGCCCGCCCCCTTCCGCCCGTCCTAGCCAATGGGAAGCGCTGTGCGATGACGGACAGAAGCCTTTGCCAACCGCCGCCCGCCGGGGGAGCGCCCGGGCAGCGGGGCCTTGTCCCCACTCCCGCGCTGCCATGGGAACGGCTGCCGGCCGCAAGGACTGCTGGGAGCGGCCTCGCCGCGGAAGCCCCACCTGGGCAAGCGGGGCGGGGCTCTCTGTCGGGGCCGGAAGGGCGCTCTAGCCCGCTGGCGGGGCTCTCCTCGCTGCTCCCTGGGCTTGGGCGCCGTGGGGGAAGCAcggccgcctcccgccccgccAGGGGGCGCCCGAGGCTGGCGGCGGCGCTCTGGGCGGCGGGCGCGCGGCGGGCGTGAGGCggcggaggggctggggccatGTCGGGCTCGGAGGAGTACTCCTCGGCCGAGGACGAGGACTACGTGCCCTCAGGTGAGCGGTggagggcggggggcggcggccgggcccgggcccggtGCCCGTGCTCACTGCTGTGCTTGCAGGTGCGGAGTACAGCGAGGACGACGTGAGCGAACTGGTgcgggaggaggcggcggacagcccgcggccgccccgcggcAGAAggagcccccgccgccccgccagCAGGTAGGGCCGCGGCCGGAGCCGCCCCCGGTGCTGTACAGCCTCCGGGTGTTCAGCGGGGGAACCCGCGTTAGCCCGGTGCTGCctcggggctggggccggcccTGGTGCCGGTGTAGCGTCAGGCAGCCCCTCGGGCCTGGCaggccgcccgccccccgcggggCAGCTGTGCGCCTTTTGATGAGCCCTGTGAGGCGCCAGGCGCTTTTcggtgggaggaaaaaaaccccgtATAGATACAGTTTAGTTACGGTTGGTTCTTCTCCAGGCCAAGTTCTCCACCCCGTGCGCTTCCTGCAGGGGCCCGGAGGCCGTCGTGTGCTCACAGGTACCCCCGCACGCCTGCCAGCCGTGTCGGGGGGCTGCCTGTCCCAGGCTCCcctcactgcagcagcatcGTCTGGTGCTTCAGTAGCTTCACCCCCGAGATGAGGGGGAGTCCCCCAGGTGGAGCCTCTTGGCGagcatatgaaatatttcaccCCTGTTCAGCTGTGGTATAGTGTTGCAGCACCACCTTTatacatacattattttttatatttttttttttggcatttgctttcaggaagaggaagaaaggaggtcTCTTGCTAGAGCCAgatgagaaagaggaagaaaaggctcagcggaatgaggaggaggaggaagaggaagaagaggaagtgGATAGTGTAGAGCAggtggaaagaaacagagaagaagaagaaaaaaagaaagaggatgcTCTTTGGGCCAGTTTCCTTAGTGATGTGGGACAGAAGCCCAAAGCGGGGGCTGCCACACATGTGACGCAAACTAAGAAGGTAATGGGGGCCTGTGTCTTCGCCCAGGGAGTGTGGGAAGGGCCTGAAGCTTTAAAGCACACACCGTTGGTTCTAGCTGGTACCATATGTCAGTCAGAGCTGGGAAAAGTCTGGGTTTAGTCCTGCCCCATCTGCTTGTAAGCCTGGAGCCCTGTCGTGGGCCAAACTGTAAGCTGCTGGTTTCTTTCCAGCTGGGGAGGTCTGTGAtctggcagtgctgcttttgGAGCTGCTTGTCAGCGTCCTGGAGTGTCCCACAGAGTCCTGTTGGCTTCTCTTCCTGGTCCTGGATTCTGCTTGTGATGTAGGAGCAGCACAGTGAGCTttgggctgagctgtgcttgtGTGCATAGCTCTCTGCCAAGGCTTGTGCCTTTACTGATTCTCAAACAAAAGAagctgtttgtgtgtgtgtgagagagggGAAACAGAAGAGACCTGTGCAGACATCTCTGTGCCTTGCCCTTCATCCTCGTACAGTGACGGGGTCTGGAAGATGCTGTGCATTGGGATGCACATATGTAACAAGAATGAATCTAGCTTTCTCTACTTTATATTATAAGCCCCACTAACATGCTTTTGCTCTCTGTCTGCAGAAGTTTTCTGTAGAGAGAATTCTGTATGTAATCAGCTACTTTAAAAGATTTGGTTCTTAGTAAAACCAAATGCATCTATTTGCGTGGCAAAGCTTTTCAtgctgaaaagggaagaaggtACCAAAACTGACCCTCTGCTGTTAgaattgccttttctttttttgagtgGTCAGCCAAAAAACTATTTTGTAACAGAAGTTTGGACTCTCAAATCAGTGATGCCTGGTGAGTAAAGTTCTCATTGTGTGAAGCTTCTTTCTAAACTGTTGGAAGGTTGCAGAACAAGTGTCTTTGTGTAATCATTGCTTGCAACTTTTAGAAGGCAGAGTCCTTTAATCTGAACCCTCCAGCTTCTCTCTGCCTCACTTGTTACTGGATGAACAGCTGAGATGGTTAGAGGTAGAAttagggaggaaaggaaaagttcTTTTCTGAGCAATTCTACTTTTATGGGCAGATGGCTAAAATGTGGGTGGTCTTTGAAAGTTCCTTCATAGCCTAAAATAATTTATGGGGAGATGCAGTTCCTCCATTCTCTTTGTGAACTTCTTAATTTGGACTTAAGTTGTCTGCTTGAACATCTTCACTGGTGTGTGGTTGATTTAGAGCAAgaattttgggtttgttttgattatttatAGGGTCTGAGTTTTTTTTATGCATGCTGTTAAAAGCTGTAGTTGTGACTGAGTAAATTAAGAGGCGTTGTTGATGAATTGCTtaataaaagtatttccttCTCAAATTAAAGAGGCATTATGGACAAGTCATTTAATATCTTCAGGGTTCTCTATGAAGGTCAGCCAGCCTTGCTTTTCCTATTGATGGGTTTGTGTTCTTCTATATTCttgagtaaaaataaatgtatttctgcatAATCCACCACCCTGGCAGCTTTATTGTCTGGTGATGCTTAGTCTGGGAGAACTGAGTCTTCAGgcttttgcttgcttgctgaACCACAGTAGTGTATTCTTGCTCCTTCCTACATGTAATTACAATTTCACATCTTGTTTTGGGTCTGTTTTGATCCTTGAGCTCCAGTGAGAGCCTGGAGCCAAAGCAGGGAATTTCCTTCTGGTGACAGGggcatttgcttcctttttcttgtctGTGGGTGACTTGCTTTGACCATCCAGCCTAAATTGTAGTGCTACCTGAGGTCTGCATTGGGTCCTTGGCCCCTTGGAGTGATAATTTGGCTTGACTCCACAAAtgcattgttttgctttctcctttgtgtATTTTGTAGGCTGAAGAAGAGAAGAGTGGAAACAAGCTTCAGGAGAAGCCAAAAGATTCAGTAAAAGTGACAATCACCAAAACATTTGATTTCGCTGGTGAGGAAGTCAGGTAAGTTGGCAGATGTGACATGTTTGCTATGGGCTCAGTGCAAACTGGGCGCTGCTCTTCTGCGGGCAGGCTGGAAGTGTGCTGTGAAACATGGGGTaccttctcctttttcctttatacTTGTTTTTTATCATGAGTACATACAGACCTCCAGGAAAATGAGgctgagactttttttctgcccGAGGGCTGCAGAGTATGCTTGTATGCAGACCTTGGTCTTTGCTCAGCTTCAAAATAGGCCTGTGGATTCActtcagtttccccatctggaCAGTGTTTAAAATGGTTGGCAAAGCTTCCTGGTGGCACTGCCACTGTGAAGGCTGGGACAAGGAGAGAACTGCATATGGCCCCACAGGGATGACGTAACGCATTTTATGCCTTCAGTCTGGTCCAAGTCCTGTGCTGGGGGCAGGATTTTTGCTGGCATTGACCCTGGTGATGTTCACAATCCACTGCAAACATCTGCAGACAGTTTTGCTGAACGGACTAATAGCTTAGTGCTTTTTTCGCTGAAACAGTTGCGACAAAGGTGATGGGCTGGGTAAAATCATCCTTAAGGCTGAGTTTAGCTTGCAAG
This sequence is a window from Falco peregrinus isolate bFalPer1 chromosome 14, bFalPer1.pri, whole genome shotgun sequence. Protein-coding genes within it:
- the CFDP1 gene encoding craniofacial development protein 1 isoform X1, whose amino-acid sequence is MSGSEEYSSAEDEDYVPSGAEYSEDDVSELVREEAADSPRPPRGRRSPRRPASRKRKKGGLLLEPDEKEEEKAQRNEEEEEEEEEEVDSVEQVERNREEEEKKKEDALWASFLSDVGQKPKAGAATHVTQTKKAEEEKSGNKLQEKPKDSVKVTITKTFDFAGEEVRVTKEVDSNSKEAKSFLKQQEKWQSASPASLPTVSGRAGWEVGSTAVQGVLSCLRGTGTLWSALIPSCSTTCRAHMPGATRTLGCLYACLIEKRLPLPLLLSSCRCLSLCLRMQSGLFVTFTGLTKGKLQSRITVSDSSFLLIHGDECQDGCQLSG
- the CFDP1 gene encoding craniofacial development protein 1 isoform X3; this encodes MSGSEEYSSAEDEDYVPSGAEYSEDDVSELVREEAADSPRPPRGRRSPRRPASRKRKKGGLLLEPDEKEEEKAQRNEEEEEEEEEEVDSVEQVERNREEEEKKKEDALWASFLSDVGQKPKAGAATHVTQTKKAEEEKSGNKLQEKPKDSVKVTITKTFDFAGEEVRVTKEVDSNSKEAKSFLKQQEKWQSASPASLPTVSGLVLHWKPPSVLEQLEASGSTGEDSEYTRNWVLSIVQRAAVCVSGSLKQLLRQSLIALTLDAVVTGEVKEDEGLCYG
- the TMEM170A gene encoding transmembrane protein 170A isoform X2 — its product is MEGGEPGGGGGLLQQILSLRLVPRVGNGTTTYSSPLSTFPEMWYGVFLWALVSSLSFHVPAALLALFTLRHHKYGRFMSVSLLLMGIVGPITAGILTSCGVEDLVMRACPKPPQPPHLLEASAEFPHQFTHCHQRALVTG
- the TMEM170A gene encoding transmembrane protein 170A isoform X1; this translates as MEGGEPGGGGGLLQQILSLRLVPRVGNGTTTYSSPLSTFPEMWYGVFLWALVSSLSFHVPAALLALFTLRHHKYGRFMSVSLLLMGIVGPITAGILTSAAIAGVYRAAGKKMIPFEALILGVGQTFCVVVVSFLRILATL
- the CFDP1 gene encoding craniofacial development protein 1 isoform X5, translated to MSGSEEYSSAEDEDYVPSGAEYSEDDVSELVREEAADSPRPPRGRRSPRRPASRKRKKGGLLLEPDEKEEEKAQRNEEEEEEEEEEVDSVEQVERNREEEEKKKEDALWASFLSDVGQKPKAGAATHVTQTKKAEEEKSGNKLQEKPKDSVKVTITKTFDFAGEEVRVTKEVDSNSKEAKSFLKQQEKWQSASPASLPTVSGRAGWEVGSTAVQGVLSCLRGTGTLWSALIPSCSTTCRAHMPG
- the CFDP1 gene encoding craniofacial development protein 1 isoform X2 translates to MSGSEEYSSAEDEDYVPSGAEYSEDDVSELVREEAADSPRPPRGRRSPRRPASRKRKKGGLLLEPDEKEEEKAQRNEEEEEEEEEEVDSVEQVERNREEEEKKKEDALWASFLSDVGQKPKAGAATHVTQTKKAEEEKSGNKLQEKPKDSVKVTITKTFDFAGEEVRVTKEVDSNSKEAKSFLKQQEKWQSASPASLPTVSGVKRPSGMSSLLGKIGSKKQKMSTLEKSKLDWENFKEEEGIVEELAIHNRGKDGYIERKAFLERVDHRQFEIERDIRLSRMKP
- the CFDP1 gene encoding craniofacial development protein 1 isoform X4, with protein sequence MSGSEEYSSAEDEDYVPSGAEYSEDDVSELVREEAADSPRPPRGRRSPRRPASRKRKKGGLLLEPDEKEEEKAQRNEEEEEEEEEEVDSVEQVERNREEEEKKKEDALWASFLSDVGQKPKAGAATHVTQTKKAEEEKSGNKLQEKPKDSVKVTITKTFDFAGEEVRVTKEVDSNSKEAKSFLKQQEKWQSASPASLPTVSGRAGWEVGSTAVQGVLSCLRGTGTLWSALIPSCSTTCRAHMPGAVLCQEGL